The proteins below come from a single Chryseobacterium nepalense genomic window:
- the moaCB gene encoding bifunctional molybdenum cofactor biosynthesis protein MoaC/MoaB: MVDITFKTFTLRKAIAAATIKTSDISTVEAVQNGTVPKGNVLEFARASALLAIKKTSDVIPDCHPLPVEYAAINYEMSGLDINITVEVHTIYKTGVEVEAMHGASVAALVIYDMLKPIDKNVEISNIRLLEKQGGKSGQKSIETENLTAAVVVCSDSVAQGLKNDTSGKFLVESLKNQGIINVDYSVIPDEVSAIQQKVEFFKNKGCHLLVFTGGTGLSERDVTPEAVLPFITKEIPGIMETARNYGQDRVKTSMLSRGIAGFSDDMLILTFPGSHGAVKEYVQALFPQVLHVFSVKKGDGH, encoded by the coding sequence ATGGTAGATATTACTTTTAAAACCTTCACCCTGCGAAAAGCAATTGCAGCGGCAACCATAAAAACCTCAGACATTTCAACGGTAGAAGCCGTACAAAACGGAACCGTTCCGAAAGGTAACGTTCTGGAATTTGCAAGAGCTTCGGCTTTATTGGCGATCAAGAAAACCAGCGATGTTATTCCGGACTGCCATCCTTTACCTGTAGAATATGCTGCCATTAATTATGAAATGAGTGGTTTAGACATTAACATTACCGTTGAAGTTCATACCATTTACAAGACCGGCGTTGAGGTGGAGGCAATGCATGGCGCTTCTGTAGCCGCTTTGGTGATTTATGATATGCTGAAGCCTATTGATAAAAATGTAGAGATCTCCAATATCAGGCTTTTGGAAAAACAGGGCGGAAAAAGCGGTCAGAAAAGCATAGAAACTGAAAATCTTACCGCTGCAGTAGTAGTTTGCAGTGATTCTGTTGCTCAGGGACTTAAAAATGACACTTCCGGAAAATTCTTGGTAGAATCTCTTAAAAATCAAGGAATTATTAATGTTGATTATTCAGTGATTCCGGATGAGGTTTCTGCTATTCAGCAAAAGGTAGAATTCTTTAAAAATAAAGGCTGTCATCTTCTTGTTTTTACAGGCGGAACCGGTCTTTCTGAACGGGATGTTACTCCGGAAGCGGTTCTACCGTTTATTACCAAAGAAATTCCGGGGATTATGGAAACAGCAAGAAACTACGGACAGGATCGTGTTAAAACTTCCATGCTTTCGAGAGGAATTGCCGGATTTTCTGACGATATGCTGATTTTGACATTTCCGGGATCTCACGGTGCGGTAAAAGAATATGTTCAGGCTCTTTTTCCCCAGGTTTTACATGTATTTTCCGTAAAAAAAGGAGACGGACATTAA
- a CDS encoding cysteine desulfurase family protein: MMDNDFVYLDYNATTPVDQRVLDTMLPYFNQLYANSGSSHLFGLTIREAVENATEEVAELIGVNSREIIFTSGATESVNLALKGFKKDQNKNHIITVTTEHKAVLDTCAQLEKDGFRVDYLHVDHLGNINLSELESLITEKTLMVCIMLVNNETGVIHPIKEIGEIVHRNGCYIFCDATQAVGKIPVDAKKLNIDLMAFSAHKFYGPKGVGALYISSSVKNKLQSQIQGGGQQNNLRSGTLNVPGIIGMGKAAQIALEEMHEDAQKIKELRNHLENVLLKIPQTFINGNHSARIFNTTNICFEGINSEELILSLGNICVSSGSACNAVTTKPSHVLQAMGMNDRDALSSIRFSIGKYTTISEIEKAVEKIEKTVLKLRSRN; the protein is encoded by the coding sequence ATGATGGATAATGATTTCGTTTACCTGGATTATAATGCTACAACTCCGGTTGATCAGCGAGTTTTAGATACCATGTTGCCTTACTTTAATCAATTATATGCCAATTCAGGAAGTTCTCATCTTTTCGGACTTACTATAAGAGAAGCGGTTGAAAATGCCACGGAAGAAGTAGCAGAACTTATCGGGGTCAACTCCAGAGAAATTATTTTCACATCGGGAGCTACAGAATCCGTAAACCTTGCTTTAAAAGGATTTAAAAAAGATCAGAATAAAAACCATATTATTACGGTTACCACAGAACATAAAGCTGTTTTGGATACTTGCGCGCAACTTGAAAAAGACGGATTCAGGGTTGATTATCTGCATGTTGATCATTTGGGAAATATCAATCTTTCTGAATTGGAATCTTTGATTACCGAAAAAACATTAATGGTCTGTATCATGTTGGTTAACAACGAAACAGGAGTCATTCATCCCATCAAAGAAATTGGCGAAATTGTTCACCGGAATGGCTGTTATATTTTTTGTGATGCAACGCAGGCCGTAGGGAAAATACCAGTTGACGCAAAAAAACTCAATATCGATTTGATGGCTTTCTCCGCCCACAAATTTTACGGACCTAAAGGTGTAGGAGCGCTCTATATTTCTTCTTCCGTTAAAAATAAGTTGCAGTCACAAATTCAGGGAGGAGGACAACAGAATAATCTGAGAAGCGGAACTTTAAATGTCCCGGGAATTATAGGAATGGGAAAAGCAGCGCAAATCGCTCTTGAGGAAATGCATGAAGATGCACAAAAAATAAAAGAACTAAGAAATCATCTTGAAAATGTATTGCTGAAAATTCCTCAAACATTTATCAATGGAAATCATTCTGCACGGATTTTCAATACCACCAATATCTGTTTTGAAGGGATCAATTCCGAAGAATTAATTCTTTCTTTAGGAAATATATGCGTTTCCAGCGGTTCTGCCTGTAATGCTGTCACCACAAAGCCTTCGCACGTTCTTCAGGCAATGGGAATGAATGATCGTGATGCATTATCTTCCATAAGATTCAGCATAGGAAAATATACCACAATTTCAGAGATTGAAAAAGCTGTGGAAAAAATAGAGAAAACAGTTCTAAAGTTGAGAAGCAGAAATTAA
- a CDS encoding NTP transferase domain-containing protein, whose translation MHSKTDFPKINGLVLAGGKSMRMGNPKDKINWHGKEQRYYMADLLSPLCDQVFISCRADQLENFNNEYQAITDTFSNMGPFGGLLSALDFQKDKAWLVIACDLPLLDKNPIEFLIQSRDPEKVATAYESPSDGLPEPLIAIWEPKSYPLLHHFLSKGNTSLRKILINSDTTILKPGHPDFMMNVNTPEDLEKVQKILKF comes from the coding sequence ATGCATTCCAAGACTGATTTTCCAAAAATAAACGGACTGGTACTCGCCGGAGGGAAAAGTATGCGAATGGGAAATCCCAAAGATAAAATCAACTGGCACGGCAAAGAACAGCGGTATTATATGGCTGACCTGTTGTCTCCATTGTGCGATCAGGTATTTATTTCCTGCAGAGCGGATCAGCTTGAAAATTTCAATAATGAGTACCAGGCTATTACCGATACTTTTTCAAACATGGGGCCTTTCGGCGGATTGCTTTCTGCGTTGGATTTTCAGAAAGACAAAGCGTGGCTGGTCATTGCCTGTGATCTTCCTCTTTTAGACAAAAACCCGATAGAATTTCTTATCCAATCCAGAGATCCGGAAAAAGTGGCAACGGCTTATGAAAGTCCTTCTGATGGTTTACCGGAACCTCTGATCGCTATATGGGAACCTAAAAGCTATCCTTTGCTTCATCATTTTCTTTCAAAAGGAAACACCTCACTCCGAAAAATTTTGATTAACAGTGATACAACAATCCTGAAACCAGGCCACCCGGATTTTATGATGAACGTGAATACTCCCGAAGATCTGGAGAAAGTACAGAAAATATTAAAATTTTAA